Within the Camelus dromedarius isolate mCamDro1 chromosome 2, mCamDro1.pat, whole genome shotgun sequence genome, the region CTACAAGATGGCCTACTTCCACGAGCTGTCCAGCCGGGTGAGCTTTCAGGAGGCGCGCCTGGCCTGTGAGAGTGAGGGGGGAGCCCTGCTCAGCCTCGAGAATGAAGCAGAACAGAAGTTAATTGAAAGCATGCTGCAAAACCTGACAAAGCCAGGAACGGGGATTTCGGATGGCGATTTCTGGATAGGGCTCTGGAGGAATGGAGAGGGGCACACATCTGGTCCCTGCCCAGATCTCTACCGGTGGTCCGACGGAAGCAGTTCCCAGTACCGGTGAGTAGGGATCCTGACCAGTCAGATGTGCTCTGGAGGGGCGTGGAGGGCAAAGGACAAGGGGAGATTTCTGTTACTCAGAGTAGAATGGGCAGAATCAAAGTGTGGCTGCTGGCCTGTATTTGCAGAAACTGGTACACTGATGAACCTTCCTGTGGAAGTGAAAAGTGCGTGGTGATGTATCATCAACCAACGGCCAATCCTGGCCTTGGGGGTCCCTACCTGTACCAGTGGAATGACGACAGGTGCAACATGAAGCACAACTACATCTGCAAGTATGAACCAGGTAGGAGGCCCTGGAAGTCTCTGTGCAAGCAGATGTGGTGCATATTCGCTTATATTAAGTTTTGTCTTTACCCTTCGCTACCCTGGGCTCTTTGAATTTTTCTGCTGTGGAACATGGAGTTACTTTGCAGCCTGATGATCCTCTAGTAAAGCACACTGTGCTGTAGAGCAAACTGCACAATGAGTTAAACAGAACGGAGTAACTAGAAACATCTGGAGAGGGGTCTTAAAGAGAAATTAATTGTCTCTGTTATTAAAGGCAAGTTGTGTTTTTGTAAACAGTTTTTTTATGGAGAATACatacctattttaaaatatttaaacattgagTATAGTGTGTGTGAAGTAGGTATAAGTCTCCACACACCAATAGGTTTACACATCTGGTCAGTAGTTCCTTAGATGATTTTCTGGGGAATTTAAGAGAACAAAGCATTCTCCCGGGACGTTGGCTTATCATGTCACGGCGTGAAACTTGGTGTGTACTCCTCAGTGGAAGTCAGACTGGTCACGGCTCAAAGAAACTTGGTGCAAAAAAGTCAGGGCGTGCGCCGTGCTCTTCCTGCGATCCTCGTTCTTGGGAATGTGCCACCTCAGTTTGCTTTTGGTTGAAGGTTCCAGATTCTTGCCACGTGCGGCACATGAGGAGCTTGCACTGGCCTGAGCTACACTGGTGTTGTTTCCTGTTGAAACATTaagtttgaattattttacacAGGACAATTCAACTGAATTGCTATTTGACCAAAAGAGAGACTAATCAGAACTATGTAAACTCAACTCTTTAATCGTCTAAGGAAGGCCAATCAGATACTAAGGCTTTAAGggtttttgctgtttttctccttctttatGTTGGGAAGTTTCATTTCAACTCTTCCAAGTGCTGTCTGTCTGCTCGACCTCGTAACCTTGGTTCACGAAGGCAATTATAATCAAGTACTGCTATTTCCATTATTCTCCTGAAATTACATGATTCTTTTTCTCATAAGACTGTGAAGCCCAGGGGATTATTTGGATTAGATTTACCCTTCTCATATTTATCCTGTTCTTGAGTATATTAGCCTACATTCTTTATCCCTGGTGAGTTTATTTAAACCCCTTGGTGGCTACATCCATCATTACCCTCTTAGAAGCTTTTGCAAAGCTAAATCTGTTATGCACTTGGGCtcctttctcttgattttttttttgttgttgttgttagaacaATATAAAGTTGAAACtctctgatattttaaatttgtgacACTATGTGCTTGAAACTTAAATGAAACCAAGTGTATTATAGAGTATTCTTAATACAATATTATCTTCTCCTTTCTTTGAGCTTTTAGGTGACTCTTCATATGTTATTTTATGTCATACTTATTACATTATTCAGGACACTATCACCCTTAGAATCTTCTTTACTTGTTTTATATTAGGTAGACTAGGTTTATATTATGCATGGAAGAGCATTTtagacataaaataattttttccttatcTTCTAAATTCTACCTGAATCTTCAAATGCCTATATTTGTGCAaaattcttttatgtatttattgtttttgaaGCACATGTATACTTATACAGTTGGTCTTATTAATGtacttagaatttttattatttattttactctaaatattttcatctttatttcttttctgtggaGTTAACCTTCTTTCCTTGAACTTAGTGTCTTCTGTATGACAGATGTTGGTTTGATTAAATTCCTTGCTTGTATAATCAGTGCTTTTTTGGTGGTGAGTAGTTATTTTTTCAGTGATGAGAGGAGTGGAGGATCAAGTGTCAGGACTAAGTAAAATTTACAAATTATACCACTAATTGTTTTGATCTTTATTCTCCCATTATCCCAGAAGTACTACATGATTTGAACTTAGTCTCCTCTTTCTGCTTCTACATACCATCCAATAGCATGATTAATGATATCCCAAGTAGTGAAAAATTAACCTGGCCATCTGGAAACTGAGTAATTCATTTCTGAGCTTTCTCACTCTCTTCTCCACCTTTTGTTGGTTACTGTCCTGTGAGTTGCATATCTTTTCTTTGGGTCTACCAATGTTAATCCAAAGACAATTATGAGGGGATATTTTTTACTCTaactttcatatttattaaaattacattaagaGCTCTTAGACATTAAAAATGGTATGTATGAGATTATGTTCCTAAAATTCTGTTACTTAATCAGCAATTGCATTAATTTAAAGTTTGGTAAAATATTTTGAGGATGACCAATTCTGTGTTGCTAAATTGCATAATATCTGTATTATCTGTTCAGCAAATATCAGTTGAGCATCCAGGGGCATAGAGTGCCTGTATTCTGCAGAAGAATGCGCATAGGGTAGGACTCTGTCTGAAGCCAAGAGGAGGCAAAGTGTCAgggtaaaatatgtatataagaataataaatgttattatagGATGCTGTATGATTAAGCTTCCAGTAAACAGAGACCACGTGGCCCAATTAGAGTAGTAAACAttccattaaaaatgatttaatattGTAAAACTAATGTAAGACgctacaggtttttttttttttcttttccattaatcgACAAAAATAGAGAATTATACTTTtggaacaaataaaaacaaatttacaggattttttcttagtaattaaatttattttcactaaaCCAGATCACGGTAAGAAGTTTTAACAGTTTTCAGGTGTATGGTAATTGAAGCAATCTTGCCTCataaaaccacagaaagaaaCAACTCGCAAACcctagtttattattattattattttttaaagaagtagacCCTATTGGAAAGGAAAACTAAGGATGGCATTGCTTGTAGGGGAGAGAAACATGCTTTAGAACATTTTTCCTTGAATCACCAATCCCAGGTGCAGTTTATATGCAGTCATCTGCTGCTTATTATTGTGGGGAGAAATCATACACTGATTATGGTATAGGAATCCTCCCTGCTGGTTGTTGAATTGCAGTTAGTGTCTCACATTCTTGTATATCTTTACCTGGCTTTGCACCTCCTTTGTCACTCTTGCCTCTAGTAGGGTTGCCATCAGCACAGGCACTTTGGGGTTTGCTAAATGCACGTTGGGGTTGTAGGGATCCACCCAGTGGATCCAAGTTGCCAAGATTCACCAAGTAGATCCTTTGTTCAAAGATAATTAAGTGTTGACTTTACAGTTAggtaatttcatataaatttaaatcCAAGATAGAATTAGTTGTAAATTGTTCAGAAAACGAAACTATGATGTTTATATTGTCTTATAATAAACTTCTATTTTCATCCACATTTGGATTTGTCTTGTTTATCAGTATATATGATACCTGTACTTACTATTTACAGAGATTAATCCAACACCTCCTGTGGAAAAGACTTATTTCACAAATCAACCGGGAGACACTCATCAAAATGTGGTTGTTACTGAGGCAGGTAATTAGTTCAAATATCTTTAACTCATCTATGAAGAGCAGAAAATGTACTTTCAAACTTTGCTTCATGTTGACCCCGACTTTTCTTGTTGCTTAGTGATAAAATAGTGCACAAAATATAGGCCTATGGAAATTTGCTTTAGGACTAGGTTAGAACCAATGATGTTAGGCTGGGTTTTGAAtagaaaaatctgttttgttttcttcttgttttcactTTAAGTGGGTATATCTAGTACTAAGTCTTCCACATGAAAACATAGATCCACAAGGAAATTCCCCAGTATGGAAGTGTTATGATGTAAATTGGCAGATTCAGTGGCCTATAAACGGGAATACTGGTAAATGTTTAGGGACTGACTCGGGTAGGATGGGTTTTTTTAAAGCCTAATTTGTAGATTTTGAGTTTTCTATGGTGTGAATACTTCCACtctggccaatttcaagctacaaAGTGACATCTGAACGGCAGGTTGGGTAGCAGGTATAAATGAGCTTTCAACTCAGTGTCCTCAGATACCACTGTCTGCAGAAGACACGAAATGCAATCCCAATGCAAATTTCATGTTGGTCAAAAACTGCTCTTAGTATCAGTTAGGGGTATGTTTCAGTGTGTCCTGATGCCAGTTGGACAGAAATACTAATTTATACTAGTTACTTTGTGAAGATTGAGCCAAAGACCCGAAGTCTCAAAATCTTTCCACAGGTTATCCAAAATCCATGAAAGAGTAGGaaatactttctctttttctttattcttatataTAAAGGATCATGATGGTATTTTGAATAGGAAAGGAAATATTTCCTGAATACTTAAAAAGTTTAAACTCACATGTTGGAGGCTCAAGAGTCAGTGAAAACATAGCAGATTATCCCCAAAACTCCTCATCACTGGACcttgcttaatttttcttctaaagttaACAAAGGAAGTGATGTGCAATAAAATGGATAGTTTGGTCTAAGTCCTGTCCACTTTGACCAAAATTATTTAGATTAATTATTATGATAGCTTTTGATTTGCTAGTTAGATGCATAATTTTccaatttgcttttcttttattgacTTGATATTAAGCCTTAGCacttttcaccttttcactttcAGGTGTCTAACTTTAAAACCATTCAGAACATGTAAATCTAAATTAATAGATCAGTAAATTATTATATTAGGAATAGTTTCCCTCTTATAATGTTGAAAAATTGTTTAATAAAGTCATTTTAAGTTATATGGGACTTCTGTGTGGCTGTTTTTTATTCCAGCAAGAATATCTAACATTATCATGTGTAATAGAAGAGGATTTAAAAATGACTCATTTTAGAATTTAATTAAGATCAAGTGTTTAAGCCTCTGGAATCTTATGTCTCTAGGTTATGACTGTAGCATTGGttaatgtttacatattttttttttaagcccagaGAGTCATGAATATCATCATGGCACTGAGCTTATTAGTAGGATAATTGCATATCCAATAAATCAAGAATTATATTAATAATCATTATTCTTTAATAATCAGTGCTTATTTCTCTAAGTAATAACTGACAAGGATTAATGAAGTGAGATAGCTTAGATTATTAATATGTTATGGAAACCAGTCCCAATCTGAATCGCAGATTTAATCATAGTTTTGGAAATAGGGATATTTAACTGGAGCATGACAACCATGCagtatgattttgtttttaattttttaccaaACATGAATATATTACTTCATCAGGTTATTCAGTATTTGGGGAAGAACCTTGCCTGGAATTTACTTATTGATAATAATTCTATTTTGCCTTAactttttggaaagttttttACAACTCTGATATTAGAATCCTGCCTCAACTATGTCTTTACATTAAGACTGTTTTACTTTTATAGGAATAATTCCCAATCTAATCTATGTTGTTATACCCACCATCCCACTGCTCTTACTGATACTGGTTGCTTTTGGAACCTGCTGTTTCCAGATGCTACATAAAAGGTAAATAACTCACATATGTAGAGACAACTTAAAAAGCTTTAAGTAGGTTTTcagaactctttaaaaatttaatatacaaGCATGTATTTAATTTGCCGTAAGAAAGTTCTGATTTTCATATCTGTCAGTACAGATCCAGTATATATAATCTAAAAATATACCTCATGATTATGGGAttcatgaattatctcatttaatcctcacaaaccaAATGAAGTAGGTAcccttctgcttctgtttttcagttGAGAAGATGGCGGCTTGGATGGGTTTCCCAGTTTGCCTTGGGTCTCATAGCTGGAGGGTGTGGTGGGTCTGAATGTGAATGCTTATTAGCTTACAAAGTGTGCAACTATACTGTGCTGTCTCTTGTTAATTAAGCATAAGCTTGAGTGCTAAACCTTTCAATCTTGACCTCAAGTTGTATGCAAGGCTTGAGTCTTGTAGGTGCTTTGTAGTTCCTTTTCAAAACTCGAAGTCACAGGATCTTTTAAGTGTAGGAAATACAGTACAATGGTAAAAATGTATCGCTTTTTAGTAGACATcttgaaataaaatgatatatcTTAACAGCAAGATTCTTTTACATCTGTTTACTCATACCCCTAAGTTAGAAGTGAAACTTTTTCATGTGTATCAATTTTCCAAGTAAACTAAAACATTAATATGTGAAATATCAATGTGtatcaaaggaaaaggaaaagatggtGGGTTTAAATGTATGCCTGCTTGCTAGAATAAACTAGACATCTTTGTCAGagtgttttaaataaaaaccaattaaGAGAATGCTTCCCTCGGGGAAGGACCTGCAGataagtcatttttctcttttgactttaCTTCATCATCTGCTTTTCTTGAAATGAACCTTAAAGAATCCACTAAGTAAAAGAGccctgagaaaaaaataaatagccatAAACTAAATGGttcacataaattttttaaaagaatccaaCCTGTGATTTACTGGctatttaaatagacattttgaaTAATGATAAATAAAGCCTGGCAAATTAGTACTACATTTTGTGTTCTCTAggctttcatgtatttttttttattttttattttatgtcacatttaaaattctttttcagtattttgtaTAGAATAAAGACAATAGTCAGTGTCTAATCTCTACCTTAATTCCTAAGTCTATAGACGTAAAGATAATTtatcattatgaaaaacagtaaatTAGAGGGAGATTTGATAGAAATCCCCCCATAACCCAGCCAAACTCTTGAGAAATAACTATAAATAACAAATCagtgtgaaaaatatttgaaaaaaatatgtagaccttctcatttttaaaattaaaattactaaaGTGCTACTGACtgagttttctccaaaatttgttttccttcttccaaatAGTGTGTTATTATGCAGATTCTGCGCATTCTAAATTCTTTCAGGTTTTTATACTCTGAAGACCTCTGTGAAGTTTTCACTTATGTGGAATTCTCAGAGTGAGAAAATAAACCGAAACAGAGTCGTCCAGATGCCGGAATTAGCTGTAGTGCTTAATTCATTCTTTCTTAGatcctccccttttcctttcttccaggaGAGCAAGGAGACACTTCATCAAAGACTCAACTCCATTATCATCTGAGTGCCTTGCAGAAAGTTTAAATTCCAATCTGGTACACATGATGGTTTCTCATTCCATGTCATGTTCAAAATAATAAGTCTTGTTTCCTTAACTGTAGTaacttaaatgaaataaatactaaTGCTACACAAAAGCCACATTAATAACTTAACCACctccccccctcctttttttaaacCGTTTAGAAAAATCTCATGTTTTTCATAAACTTCGCTTGGCTTATTTTCCATTCGTGTTAGAGGACTTCATAGATAGAGATGTATTGACCTTACTTAATTGGATGCATATCTCCAAAATGTGTCATATAATAACTTGTTAGTAACCAATTCACAGGTAAATTGAGGTCAGTTAAGTCATATGATAACATTGTATTGCTCAGGCTTGTTCAGGAAGACTTCTTTCTTTGCAGGAATTCTGCAGCATCTGATAGTGAGTGGATGGGATGAGGTAGAAGGAATGCCTGGGGGATTGGGGCAGATGCTGGTGGAGGGGGGGATGTCTGCAGGAGAAAGAAAGTACAGGACCCAATAGACAGGGACAGCAAGTGGCTAGTGATCCAGACGAGGACTCCTTCCTAGGAAACTAGACCAAAAGGCACCTAGACCTTGATAAGTATCTGGAAGAGGATGACTTGAGTAAACTCAGGAACAGTCACTTTTGCGGGAGTCTTTGAAATGGCCATTTTATGGAAGAAGTTAGAAGCCATCACAGCCTGAGGTACAGGCTACAGATCTAGAGGACCTCAGATACGCCTGACTTATCAGACCTGAATCTGGTTTGAACTACGTTTGTCTCAGAGACTgaagcaaaattaaaactttcagGGATTCAGTGACTTAACTATAGGACAGAAAAAGTGATGGGAGGAGGGGACTGGGAAAGTCCTTATACTTAGGACAAAAGCACTGTTTTGATGATTTGGCATTAAATACATCATTTATTAGTGGCAGattattcaaaaagcaaaattataaaaatccttgatcaaagaaaatgaagatttattgATGACAATAAAAATTTTGATACTATGTCAGACACATTTTTGTGTATCTGAATTCTAAACAATGAGGGGTCAGAGAAAgatctgttttatttaatttttcattatttcatatgAACTGCTTACCATCTTCACATACTGGAACAATCTAGAATTTTTTATAGGAATGAAAACATACGCTGCTGAGAGAAGAAAGACTCTTTCATGATAAGGGTCTGACATATCTCCATGTGGACCAAGACGTGCCTAGTTTGATAAGAAAAGTCTCAGACATTGAACTCacttcttcttctgtttttcagtaaaggaagaacaaaaacTAGCCCAAACCAGTCCACACTGTGGATTTCAAAAagcaccagaaaagaaagtggCATGGAAGTGTAATAATTCAGTGGCTTGGCTCCAGAAGGAGTTTTGCAATTCTGGATCTGTGTAAGGAATGGCATCAGAACCTAAGCTTGGAATGGCTTTGAAATCTCAAAGGATCTGCAAGATGAACTGTAAGCTCCCCCTTGAGgcagatattaaaataattttatatggttactttttcatttacaaactacGCTATGCTAATAATGGAGTGAGACATGCTTATTTTGCTAAAGGAAGCACCCAAACTTCAAGTAAATGGGATAGACCATGCAGATAAAATTGCTGTCAACACGTCACAGAAGTATGTGCATTGGAAGCagttatttttgtctctttcacCGTTCATAAGTTGTAATCTAGTTAATGTAATGTAAATCGCATTGCAATTTACAGTGTGcaaaagtatttttcctttacATACGTGTTTGATAAAAGTGGACtgttctaatatttatttttacggTGTTTCATTTTTCAGTACATGCTGTTTTGACTAAAGAAATTTATCACTGTTGTCAAGtgacttcacacacacataaatacattaccataggaaaaaatgtcttttctaGAAATGGCTCATCCTCTTTTACTTTCTCTGCTTTGGGTCAGACTGTGTGTAGAAAATGTCTTCAGAAGTAAGAAGTTATTTCATGAACTGTGGTATCAGTCTACTCAAATATTTTACTTAGAGGCAAGGATTGTCTGATTTCGATTGTGCAAGATGTGTGccttacaattatttttaatttaaaattcaacagATTTTGTAAGAACTTTGTTAATagttatataaacaaaaatatactCAATTTCGAACAAAAAAAGTGGCATACACAATATAAATCATCTGTCTTCACATGTTGCCTATTATAACCACAAGTAGCTCTATGAGGGTTCTGGAATTGATGTGGTCCCTCCCTTGCCCACAAAGCAAAGATGGTGGTTTGGGTCTGGGATTACCCCGGAGGTGGATTCGCTGCAGAGTTTGCCTAAGGCTTTTCCTACCTGGTTAGCCTCTATCAGCATATAAAGGGGCTTTACAGTTGGGACTAGGTGAATGGTCACCGCTGCTGTGGACTTAAGGCCCAGCACACTGACATTTCCAGGAGGAAAGAAACTATGAACTAGTATGAAAATGGGTTGCAAGACATCAATGTCATGTGTTCGTTGTCGAGGGTGTGGCGAGGACAGTAATCTGGGGCGCCTCTGTCCTAATCTTCTAGTTTCTTCAATGCTTGTGGCTCCTTCTTCTCAAGAGAGCTGTACCTATCTGGTCGTCAAATGTCTCTGTGCTccttttaatcaaataaaaagttCGTGTTCCTGAAGAATGATCATTGGTGTTATCTAAATCTCTTAAGTGCACAATATACAGATGTGTTTGCAACAATATATGGGAACAGATTACTgttgtgtgtggtgagaatggAAGTCATGGGTGTAGAGTGTTTTAAACCTCATCTTTTCAGTTAGATTCAGTTAGATAAAAACGTGCTTGCATTAAAGAAATTCACAAGTCCAGTTGGTGGGCAAAAGTAAGAGGCAAAATAGAAATCAGTGGGCATCAGTCCCTTTTCAGCTGCTCAGTGACTGAGGAATTGGGCAGCTGTGTTCTAAGCTTAGATGTGCCCACATTTAGcactcctctttcttttcctggccACCCATCTTTCTGGGCAGAACAGGAGACCAGCTGCTGGGATCCCCCTCCTGCCTGCCAGCTCCCACCATGCACTCCTTTAGTCAGGACTTGACAGAGGGAGACGAGGCTTTCCCCACTGTCTATGCCACCCATGGCTACAACAGCTGcagggtgggagaggcagagcaATGGGGAAGGGACTTGATTTTGCCTTTGATCTTGATCCAGGACTGGATTACTCTTCTGGTATCGATTACTAAACCCATAAGTTACGCAGGGTGGGCCAATGAACTTCTCTCTTATTAGAAGATGGCAGAGAGGCTGTCCTCAGGGTTTCTTAAGCTgacctttgaaaaataaaaaataaaaatatatctgttGTGAGTATTTGTATTCTCAGAACATACTTGGACTGTGTGTTCTGAAATGCAGGTGGATTGTGAAACTATATTCAGGGGTTAAAATCAAACAACACACCCCACCCTGCTGCTCCATTGTTCCTAAACACTCCGTCTTTCCTATCTGAAACAGGTCATTGGACAGGTCTTAAAAAGAATAGAGTGTTCAGGGACTCCCAGTTTTTGTCCTAAGAATAAATCCCATGATTATTAACCAGAAATTTGTAGTCCTCAACCATCTGGCCACACCTTCTCGATCATTCCCCAGAGAGAGAGTCTTCTGGTAGGACAACTCATGATTATCTACTGCCCCTTCTCCCTAAACTTTCAGGGTCACTCCCACCTACACAGTGGTCTCCAGTGCCTCTTCAATATGTCAGTAAAGATTACTCCTCTCGGGTGTAGCCCACATCTCCTTTCTTCCATAAGAAAGGCCAATATCAACTGACTGATCCCTTCTTCCAATTCTTTTAAACCTTACTCTCTCCTCTATTACTTTGGACCTTATAGACTCATgcaagaatgtgtgtgtgtgtgtgtgtatacatgtgtgtgtttgaatgTGCCCATTTGTATTAATTTGTATGAATTTAATCTTCCTGAAGAAATCAGTAGATTTTGTGTTGTAAGCTAAACTGAAGTTTGCACTTACTCTGGAAATGATCCAGGAGACTAAAGCAGTGAAGCCAattcatttattccacatttTTGGCCTTCTAATGGTCTATTCAGCTGTGTCTAAATAAGTTTTGCACGTGTTAGAAATATCCACTCTAGCACCTCTATCAGAAGAAAATGGTAAATAGTGGTATTTCTTTGATATGTCTGATTACTTTTTTTGAAACCTAAAAAATACTAGCTTGAAATAAATGGATGGTATGAATAATCCAGGTTAAAAATGATCTAATGAAAGAATGACAGTGTTAGttaatttagcttttattttgatACAGCGGTGACATATAGACTTGTACTAGTTTGCTAAGCTAGTTTAATAAGCTTATTTGAGAGAATTGTGCATTCAGTGTAGTCCAGGTCTGTGACATGAGCTtacaataagtatttttttataaGTGGAGGAAATATTAAGGATGTGCTCAAGATGGATTGGAAATGCATTTGGATAGGAAAGTAGGGAGACAATTGAGATTCTGATAATAGTGATCAAAGCTAGAATTAGATAATTTATAGCAGTCTGTTTCAAACAATAACATACTTTGTGCAAAACagtcttatttcctttcttttcctaattttgcTCAAACTTTAAGTGTAAtagtttatactttaaaataacattCCTTTATAGAGAATATGATAAAAATGATTAAGACCATAGGAAATAATGATATCTGTGAAAGAATAGCTGTTCCcaataaaatcaaaatgtattGTTTCAAAGTTACTTTGTACTGTAAAGATCATTTTTCCACTCAGCATTTCAGTGGCTTAGTTAAGAATAAAGGcttttagaaacaattttttcAAAACTCTCAATTTTCATACTTCTTAAAGTAGAATGGGAAAGCTGCCTCATATTCATCTTTGTTTTAGGAAACAGTCTAATATAGAAAGCTTTGTATCCATTCTGTGAACCTCGGGACCCGGACGTACACCCCTGGGCGATTAGGCAGCGCACACTGGTATCCAAATGATGTCACACCAGCGAGAAACCATCTGTTGTTTTCTTCGCACATTAGTGGTCCTCCCGAATCCCCCTGAAGAGTACATCGCAAAAGAAAGTTGTAGATGTGTGATCAATTGacagaaatatatacaattatttttagcaaataaattcaaaactgaagatCAAAACTTTGGTTTAATTGCTAGTCATCTGTATATAGTCTCACCATCACTTAAATCAAGGTCGAGAATGAGAACCTTTTGCTGTTCAGTAAGGACACGGAGAAACTATGACAAcgaaaaaaaatttgtatgtaattttttatGATTCACTTGTATAGCAAGCATTTCCTTACTTTAATTATGGCAATTTACTGGGTACTAAGAAATTTTCTAAGGCACTACTGTGAGAGCATCCCaagtaaaatatgtattaaaagcTAATCCTTTTAATAAAGGAGGTATGCCCTAAATATTATGAGGGTCTTTGTGGAAAAGACAATTATCCCACATTTGGTGCTTTAGAATAACTA harbors:
- the CHODL gene encoding chondrolectin encodes the protein MSRVVSLLLGAALLCGHGAFCRRVVSGQKVCFADYKHPCYKMAYFHELSSRVSFQEARLACESEGGALLSLENEAEQKLIESMLQNLTKPGTGISDGDFWIGLWRNGEGHTSGPCPDLYRWSDGSSSQYRNWYTDEPSCGSEKCVVMYHQPTANPGLGGPYLYQWNDDRCNMKHNYICKYEPEINPTPPVEKTYFTNQPGDTHQNVVVTEAGIIPNLIYVVIPTIPLLLLILVAFGTCCFQMLHKSKGRTKTSPNQSTLWISKSTRKESGMEV